A single region of the Silene latifolia isolate original U9 population chromosome 8, ASM4854445v1, whole genome shotgun sequence genome encodes:
- the LOC141596379 gene encoding uncharacterized protein LOC141596379, which translates to MNNRGKGTAAPMQTKKRSYISWTMQMDKIMIDILHNQMKEGNKADGERKPRAYQAVADEIRTQLGISITVEHVRNRIKSWKKHYAVISYIRAFTNFKWDEDMKMIVVTTDDLAQWTKFIVDHPNAAGYRNKPIEHWDDICTFCGPDQSVDDQAVNNQLVDDQVVDNLAVVNGVEMHDEVAEAMDEELQSDGGSSTKAISSSGSKKQKRDHLADAIINFAGCFNDYLQSKTKEVLKPSPKEVYEVVKNIKGIGRREILKATKKLMDGPVNYFEMLQILPEDEKLEWILVCLYG; encoded by the exons ATGAATAACAGAGGGAAAGGTACTGCAGCGCCTATGCAGACTAAAAAGAGGAGCTACATTTCTTGGACCATGCAAATGGATAAGATTATGATTGACATATTGCATAATCAAATGAAAGAAGGGAACAAGGCTGATGGTGAACGGAAACCACGAGCTTACCAAGCCGTAGCAGATGAGATAAGGACCCAATTGGGCATCTCTATCACTGTGGAACATGTGAGGAACCGAATCAAATCTTGGAAGAAGCATTATGCTGTTATAAGTTATATTCGTGCTTTCACGAATTTTAAATGGGATGAGGACATGAAGATGATCGTCGTTACCACAGATGATTTGGCACAATGGACAAAATTTATTGTG GATCACCCAAATGCAGCTGGTTACCGAAATAAGCCAATAGAGCACTGGGACGACATATGCACTTTTTGCGGCCCAGATCAATCTGTGGATGATCAAGCGGTCAACAATCAATTGGTGGATGATCAAGTTGTGGACAATCTAGCCGTGGTTAATGGAGTAGAGATGCATGATGAGGTTGCCGAAGCTATGGATGAAGAATTGCAAAGTGACGGAGGTAGTTCAACTAAGGCAATATCGTCTTCAGGGTCTAAGAAACAAAAACGAGACCATTTGGCTGATGCCATCATCAACTTTGCAGGATGCTTTAACGATTATCTTCAAAGTAAGACTAAGGAGGTTCTGAAACCCTCGCCCAAAGAAGTTTATGAAGTTGTGAAAAACATCAAAGGTATTGGTCGGCGTGAAATCTTGAAGGCGACTAAAAAACTTATGGATGGACCCGTCAATTATTTTGAGATGCTCCAAATCCTCCCGGAAGACGAAAAATTAGAGTGGATTTTAGTCTGTCTCTATGGTTAG
- the LOC141594666 gene encoding putative transcription elongation factor SPT5 homolog 2 translates to MGRGGGKKNQEKRRRDEEEDEEEEMMDERRKKLSKFVDEFAVEASDDEDEEDYGDGNEDGFFVDDGEEEEEEGEIPEDYEEREVRHRPPRPPVVRRTYEDDEEVDVETMEKMVNERYSRAAAECEADFDDETTAVEQQSLLPSVYDPKLWMVKCLPGHEKEVAASLMQKSVDKGSEMRILSAIALDHLQNYIYVEAYKEADVKEACKGMRHIFSKNISMVPLKEMSNVLLVETKRVVNVSIGDWVRLKRSNYKGSLAKVVDIDHVALKVTVKVAPKMSAISLDDKLEGINSFYKTVALSSVTTGDLKPSMEEIENFREIGERDEELATLFNRKYQECFERGDTVMTLKGELKNVACKVEYVEGDFVHIKPNVKIPLKTITVRKTELVKHFEAGCQVKIVNGIHEGTTGMVIKVNGNKLIILSDATKDQASLTIT, encoded by the exons ATGGGAAGAGGAGGAGGGAAGAAGAACCAGGAGAAGAGAAGGCGtgatgaagaagaggatgaagaagaagagatgATGGATGAGAGGCGTAAAAAATTGAGTAAGTTTGTTGATGAATTTGCTGTTGAAGCttctgatgatgaagatgaggaagattACGGCGATGGGAATGAAGATG GCTTCTTTGTTGACGatggagaggaagaggaagaggaaggggAAATCCCAGAGGATTATGAAGAAAGGGAGGTTCGTCACAGACCACCTCGTCCACCTGTGGTACGTAGGACATACGAGGATGATGAAGAGGTTGATGTCGAAACCATGGAGAAAATGGTGAATGAACGATACTCTAGAGCTGCAGCAGAATGTGAGGCGGATTTTGACGACGAAACAACTGCAGTTGAGCAGCAGTCCCTTTTACCATCAGTTTATGATCCTAAGCTCTGGATGGTTAAATGCTTG CCTGGACATGAAAAGGAAGTTGCAGCATCACTTATGCAGAAATCAGTGGACAAGGGTTCTGAAATGCGTATTCTATCAGCTATCGCTCTTGATCATTTGCAGAATTATATTTATGTCGAAGCTTACAAAGAAGCCGATGTAAAGGAGGCTTGTAAGGGGATGCGTCATATCTTCTCCAAAAATATATCAATGGTGCCGTTGAAAGAGATGAGCAATGTCCTCTTAGTAGAGACTAAAAGAGTCGTCAATGTTTCGATTGGTGACTGGGTTAGACTGAAGCGATCAAACTACAAAGGCAGCCTTGCTAAG GTTGTTGACATTGATCATGTAGCACTCAAAGTGACTGTGAAAGTTGCTCCTAAGATGAGCGCAATATCTTTGGACGATAAGCTG GAAGGTATAAATAGCTTTTACAAGACAGTGGCCTTGAGTTCAGTTACCACAGGTGATCTAAAACCGAGTATGGAAGAAATTGAAAACTTTCGAGAAATTGGAGAACGTGATGAAGAGCTGGCAACTCTGTTCAACAGGAAATACCAAGAGTGCTTTGAAAGGGGGGATACTGTTATGACATTGAAAGGCGAACTGAAGAATGTGGCATGTAAAGTTGAGTATGTAGAGGGCGATTTCGTTCATATCAAACCTAATGTCAAGATCCCTCTG AAAACCATTACAGTGCGTAAAACCGAGCTAGTTAAGCATTTTGAAGCTGGGTGTCAAGTGAAGATAGTAAATGGTATTCATGAAGGCACAACTGGTATGGTAATTAAAGTCAATGGAAACAAGCTTATTATTCTTTCTGATGCAACAAAGGACCAGGCAAGCCTTACAATCACTTGA